The genomic region CACCGAGGCACGCACCTGGCTCGCCGCGGGCCGGCGGCTCGACCTCGCGCGGGCGGTCGCGTTCGCGGTGGCCGCCGGCCAGCTCAGCCTCGGGGGCGAGGAGATCCGGCTGGCCCGGGAGGAGCTGACCGCCGCCGGACAGGACGGCGCGGGCAACGGCGCGGGCAACGGCGCGGGCGACGGCGACGGCGACGGCGACGTGGTGGGAGTGCTCGACGCGCTACCGCTCGGCGAGCGGGTGCCGAGCGCCTGGCAGTTCCGCTCCGTCGGCGCGGACGAGCGGGGGCCGGCGGCGGTGCTGCCGCTCGACCTGACCGCCCCGGACGCGGCGGTCGTGCTGGACGCCGTCGAGGCGGCCGTCGTCGAGGCGGCCGGGGCGGAGCCGGGCGCCGTCGGCCTGTGGCGTTCCTGGCGGACTCCGGCCGCGGGGTCGTCGTGGCCGCCGCCGAAGCGGGTGTTCGTCGTCACGGCCGAGCCGCGGTCGGAGCCGGCGGCCGCCATGGCGGCGCGGCTACAGGCCGCGCTGCTGGCCGCCGGGGAACCGGCACCGCAGGTGGAGGTGTGCACGGCGGGCGAGGAACCGCCCCCTTACCAGCGTCTCGCGCAGATGTCGGGCGCCCTGCTGTGGGCGCGTGAACCGGCCGTCGAGGTGTCGGTGGCCCGGACGTTCGACGAGGTCGACCCGGTTGACGGCCCCAGCTTCGACCCGGACCGGCCGCGCATCGACGACCTGGGGCTTCGTGATGCCCTGCTCGGCTACCTGGATGCCGGCGTGCCGATCCTCGACACCTCCTCGTTGATGTCCGACGTCGTCGACCCGGCCCGCGGCGAGGTGGTGCCCATGACGTTTCGCACGGACGGCCGCTGGGTGTGGACCGACGCGACCAGCTACTACCTGGACGAGCACGGCCTCGCCCCGGACCCGGACCTGATGCGGCACGTGGCCGAGGCGCGAGGCCCGGCGCTTGACCCGTCGCTGCCGCTCGACGAGTCGCTGCCGCTCGACGAGTCGCTGCCGCTCGACGGTTCGCTGGAGGTCGGCGAGGTGGCTCTGCACCGGGTGCTCGCGCACCTGTTGAGCCCACGGCAGGAGGAGGACGCCGTGTGGGTCGTGCCGCAGATGGGGGTGGCGCTGCTGGACGAGGAGCCCCTCGCCGCCGTCGACGCGTCGTGACCTGCCCGAGCCCAAGGAGCCAGCGATGACCGCAGCCGTCCTGTCCGTCTCCGCCACGGACGCCGAGTGTGTGACAGCGATCGGGCGCGCGCTCGTCGCGGCCGGGCCCGGGGACACCGTGGCCGTCCGGCCGGGGGTGTACCGGGAGTCGCTCGTCTTCACCCGCGACGTGGTCCTGGTCGCGGAGGAGGGGCCGGGCAGCGTCGTGATCGAGGTGCCCACCGGATCGGCCCTGCTGTGTGCGGGCGGCGACATCCGGCTGCGGGACCTGACCGTGCGCGGGGGCGACGAGGAGCTGCCGCTGGTACAGGCGGCGGGCGGGCGGCTGGGGCTGGACAACTGCCAGCTCGAGGCCACCGCGTCCGCGGCCCTCCATGTGCGCGGGGGACGGGTCGGGGTGCGCGCCGGCCGGATCGAGAACGCGCACGGTTCCGGGGTGGTGGTCGACGCCGGCGTCGCCGAGTTCACCGAGGTCGCCGTGGAGGCGACCGGCGGACCCGCCCTCGTGGTGGCGGGCGGCGCGGCGCCGACGTTCCGGCACTGCACCTTCGCGGGCCTGGACGGGTTCGGGGTCGTGGCGACCGGCACCGGGGCACCGCGGATCGAAGGCTCCCGGATCAGCTCGGCGAGCAGTGTCGCCGTCCTCGTGCAGCAGGAGAGCCGGGCACGGCTGGTCGACACCCAGATCGACGGCAGTCAGGTCGGCCTCTACGTCTCCGGCCGGGCCCAGCCCGTTCTGGAACGGTGCCGGCTGGGGAAGGTGACCGCACACGGCGTGATCACCGTGGAGCAGGCCGCGCCGTCCCTCGTCGAGTGCCTGATCGAGAACTCGGCCGGCCACGGGCTGCACGCCACCGGCCGGTCGGCCGCCGAGCTGCGGCACTGCGTCGTGCGGGCCAGCGGCGCGGCCGGGGTGGTCGCCGACGAGACGGCCCGGCCGGTCCTCGTCGGCGGGGAGCTCGCCGACTGCGGTGACGTGGGCGTCCTGCTGCTCGGTGAGTCGGCTGCCCGGCTGCGCGGCGTCCGCATCCACGGCAGCCCGATCGGGGTGTCGATCGAGGGCTCGGCGGCGCCGCTGCTCGGCGGGCTCGACCTCCGCGACGTCGCCTACGGGCTGCACGCCGCCGGTGGTGCCGGCCGGTTCGAGGACGGCCGCGTGCGTGGTGCCAGCCGGGCCGGGGTGCGGCTGGCGGGGGCGGCCACGACCGAGCTGCACAACTCCACGCTGACGCAGTGCCGGATCGGCATCGAGATCACCGCGGCGGCGCGGCCCTCGGTCACCGGCGTCGAGGTCGACGGCGCGCGCGACGCCGGCATCCTGGTCCGCGACGCCGCCCACCCGAACCTGTCCCGGATCCGCGTGCACGGCACGACCGGCCCGGGGCTCGTGCTCGAACCCGGCACGCAGGCGACGGTCTCCGACGCCGAACTCGTCGGCAACGCCGGGCCCGGCGTACTGGTGGAGACCAACCGGCCGGTCGTCATCCAGGGCGGCGTGATGCGCGGCAACGGCGGGGAAGCGGTGCGGACCGCGACGCCGACCACCGAGCTGCGCATCAGCGGCGTCGAGACCGGCCACAACAACATCGAGCTTCCCGCGCCGCCCCCGGCCCGCGTGGCCGACCCCGCGCCCCAGTCGCCGCATGACGCCTCGGATCGGGCCGCCGCCGACTGGTCGCCCGCGGACCCCGGCGCCGTCGATCGGGATGCCGACGCCGCCTCGCGCTGGGCACCGCAGCCGGCGGACCGGCCGCATTCCCCCGCGGGGGGTGACCCGACCCGGATGCCGGACCCCTCCCCGCCGTCCCGGACGGGAAACCCCGCGGGCTCACCGCCTCCCGCCGCACCGCCATCCGCCGCACCGCCATCCGCCGCACCGGAGAAGGATCCGGGCGATCCGATCGCCGTCCAGCGGGAGCATTCCCGCCCCGACCCGGGTTCCGTCGGCGGCGGACCGTCCGCCGACCCGCCGGACGGGTCGAATCCGGTGACCGCGCTGCTGGCGGAGCTCGACGCGCTGGTCGGGCTGGAGGGGGTCAAACGGGAGGTGGCCACGCTCGTCGGGCTGCACCAGGTGGCCAAGCGGCGCCAGGAGGCCCGGCTGCACGCGCCGCCGATGTCACGGCACCTCGTCTTCGCCGGACCGCCGGGAACCGGCAAGACGACCATCGCCCGGCTGTTCGGCAAGATCCTGGCCGCCCTCGGGGTGTTGCCCGGCGGGCAGATGGTGGAGGTCGCCCGCGCGGACCTCGTCGCGGAGCATGTCGGCGGGACGGCGGTGAAGACCACCGCCAAGTTCGAGGCGGCGCTCGGCGGCGTGCTGTTCATCGACGAGGCCTACACCCTGTCGCCGGCGGACGGCGGCGGGCACGACTTCGGCCGGGAGTCCATCGACACGCTGGTGAAGCTGATGGAGGACCGGCGTGACGAACTCGTCGTGGTGGTCGCCGGGTACTCGCCGCAGATGCGCACCTTCCTCGCTGCCAACCCGGGCCTGGCCTCCCGGTTCTCCAAGACCATCGAGTTCGAGAGCTACTCCAGCACCGAGCTGGTCACCATCGTCGAGCGGCTGTGCCGCAAGCACCACTACGCCCTGGAGTACGAGACGCAGGAGGCCCTGCGCCGGCACTTCGACACCCTGCCGCGCACGGAGACCTTCGGCAACGCCCGGGCCGCCCGCCAGGTGTTCGAGGAGATGCTGGGCCGCCAGGCGTACCGGCTGGCCACCACCCCGGACGCCCCCGAGCTGGAGCTGGCCCGGCTGCTGCCGGAGGACCTGGCAGAGACCGCCGCTCGCGGCCGGGACGCGGCGGCGGGCCAGCGTCAGGTGGTCGACGCCCTGATGCAGCGGCTCGACGCGATGATCGGCCTGGACGAGGTCAAACGCGAGGTCGCCGACCTGGTCGACCTCATCGCCTCGGCCAAGGCCCGCGCGGAGGCCGGGCTGCCGGCGCCGTCGATGTCCCGCCACCTGGTCTTCGCCGGGCCACCCGGGACCGGCAAGACCACGGTGGCCCGGCTCTACGGCGAGCTGCTCGCCGCGATGGGCGTCCTGCGCACCGGGCAGATGGTGGAGGTGTCGCGCGCCGACCTGGTCGGGCAGTACGTCGGCCACACCGCGGTGAAGACGACGGAGGTCTTCAACAAGGCCCGTGGCGGCGTCCTGTTCATCGACGAGGCGTACGCCCTGTCGTCCTCGCGCGGCCAGGGCAACGACTTCGGCCGGGAGGCGATCGACACGTTGGTGAAGCTGATGGAGGATCACCGCGACGAGATCGTCGTCATCGCCGCCGGCTACACCGGCGACATGAAGCAGTTCCTGGCGAGCAACGCGGGGCTGGCGTCCCGGTTCAGCCATCAGATCCGGTTCGCCTCCTACTCGGCGGACGAG from Frankia alni ACN14a harbors:
- a CDS encoding AAA family ATPase; protein product: MTAAVLSVSATDAECVTAIGRALVAAGPGDTVAVRPGVYRESLVFTRDVVLVAEEGPGSVVIEVPTGSALLCAGGDIRLRDLTVRGGDEELPLVQAAGGRLGLDNCQLEATASAALHVRGGRVGVRAGRIENAHGSGVVVDAGVAEFTEVAVEATGGPALVVAGGAAPTFRHCTFAGLDGFGVVATGTGAPRIEGSRISSASSVAVLVQQESRARLVDTQIDGSQVGLYVSGRAQPVLERCRLGKVTAHGVITVEQAAPSLVECLIENSAGHGLHATGRSAAELRHCVVRASGAAGVVADETARPVLVGGELADCGDVGVLLLGESAARLRGVRIHGSPIGVSIEGSAAPLLGGLDLRDVAYGLHAAGGAGRFEDGRVRGASRAGVRLAGAATTELHNSTLTQCRIGIEITAAARPSVTGVEVDGARDAGILVRDAAHPNLSRIRVHGTTGPGLVLEPGTQATVSDAELVGNAGPGVLVETNRPVVIQGGVMRGNGGEAVRTATPTTELRISGVETGHNNIELPAPPPARVADPAPQSPHDASDRAAADWSPADPGAVDRDADAASRWAPQPADRPHSPAGGDPTRMPDPSPPSRTGNPAGSPPPAAPPSAAPPSAAPEKDPGDPIAVQREHSRPDPGSVGGGPSADPPDGSNPVTALLAELDALVGLEGVKREVATLVGLHQVAKRRQEARLHAPPMSRHLVFAGPPGTGKTTIARLFGKILAALGVLPGGQMVEVARADLVAEHVGGTAVKTTAKFEAALGGVLFIDEAYTLSPADGGGHDFGRESIDTLVKLMEDRRDELVVVVAGYSPQMRTFLAANPGLASRFSKTIEFESYSSTELVTIVERLCRKHHYALEYETQEALRRHFDTLPRTETFGNARAARQVFEEMLGRQAYRLATTPDAPELELARLLPEDLAETAARGRDAAAGQRQVVDALMQRLDAMIGLDEVKREVADLVDLIASAKARAEAGLPAPSMSRHLVFAGPPGTGKTTVARLYGELLAAMGVLRTGQMVEVSRADLVGQYVGHTAVKTTEVFNKARGGVLFIDEAYALSSSRGQGNDFGREAIDTLVKLMEDHRDEIVVIAAGYTGDMKQFLASNAGLASRFSHQIRFASYSADELVAIFENLARAGGYEPHGGTLQVLRKHFDTLRRDETFGNGRYARQLLDKAITRQASRLRKMPDPTVDDLQNLLPGDVTAALAR